In Paenibacillus sonchi, a single genomic region encodes these proteins:
- a CDS encoding vWA domain-containing protein: MACSRVLMKSNGKVKKRIVAELELKAWGDIGDTDFDPGKEEEEQGVALKKSADSDKSTAEFPDSSTEMERSDTEEDGAPRVHQANPELKSEEARQQERDFRKKLNREARETVSASIHSKIKLIVHRPDFDLESKREYQSLSRELLPVVREIARKTMPLLAHDDSFDFGKHQYYGSKFQADSIAYRDFRYFAKKRPPTDSPSLAVGVRVDESASMSAFGRLEAAKQAVIAVYEFCQLCRIPVLIYGDTADVSRLEQMSMYAYADFEHPDANDRFRLMGIRARSNNRDGMALRVMADRLAGSAAQTRLLISISDGQPKAMEDYTGSLAVQDMQQTLAYYERKGVTFLAAAIGQDKDVIHDIYGSDRFLDISHLPELPAQLVRMIARYL, translated from the coding sequence ATGGCTTGTTCTCGGGTCTTGATGAAATCGAACGGGAAGGTAAAAAAAAGAATCGTTGCGGAACTGGAGCTAAAAGCATGGGGGGACATCGGCGATACTGATTTTGACCCTGGCAAGGAGGAAGAGGAACAGGGGGTTGCGCTGAAAAAATCTGCGGACAGCGACAAAAGCACAGCCGAATTTCCTGATTCTTCAACCGAAATGGAACGCTCAGATACCGAAGAAGACGGTGCTCCCAGAGTTCATCAGGCAAACCCTGAGCTGAAGTCAGAAGAAGCGAGACAGCAAGAGCGGGACTTCCGCAAAAAGCTGAACCGCGAGGCCAGAGAGACAGTGTCTGCTTCCATCCACAGCAAGATCAAACTCATTGTTCACCGTCCGGATTTTGATTTGGAATCCAAGCGTGAATATCAGAGTCTGAGCAGGGAGCTCTTGCCTGTTGTCAGAGAAATTGCCAGGAAAACCATGCCGCTGCTCGCACATGATGACTCTTTTGATTTTGGGAAACATCAGTATTATGGCAGTAAATTTCAGGCGGACAGCATTGCTTACCGTGATTTCAGGTATTTTGCGAAGAAACGGCCGCCAACCGACTCTCCCTCCCTGGCGGTCGGTGTTAGAGTGGACGAATCGGCATCCATGTCGGCTTTTGGAAGATTGGAGGCTGCCAAACAGGCGGTCATCGCCGTGTACGAGTTTTGTCAGCTTTGCCGGATTCCGGTGTTGATCTACGGGGATACAGCAGATGTCTCCAGGCTGGAGCAGATGTCCATGTACGCCTATGCGGATTTTGAGCACCCGGATGCCAATGACCGGTTCAGACTCATGGGAATTCGTGCCAGAAGCAATAATCGTGACGGGATGGCATTGAGAGTTATGGCAGACCGGTTAGCTGGCTCAGCAGCGCAGACCCGGTTGCTGATCAGCATCAGTGACGGACAGCCCAAGGCCATGGAGGATTATACCGGTTCCTTGGCCGTCCAGGACATGCAGCAGACCTTGGCCTACTATGAACGCAAGGGAGTTACATTTCTTGCAGCCGCCATTGGCCAGGACAAGGATGTCATTCATGACATCTACGGGAGCGACAGATTCCTGGACATCTCCCATTTGCCGGAGCTGCCCGCACAACTGGTCCGGATGATTGCCCGGTATTTATGA
- a CDS encoding lipase family protein — MHVSNNQAFEERAIFLAAVCGQTYAQFNHADGSFTVPAGYSVTHTIHAKSLGQVWERFGFIIESPEEIIVAFRGSSSTANWISNANATQKKFKYIKEDCLTHRGFTNIYTSARSGIHSALSRLSSGKRLYITGHSLGGALATLCAPDVAANTSFRTPHLYTYGSPRAGDPAFAKASTRYVPNSHRIANLFDAAAYVPPSIFKLPKRDKRYYYSHVREFYPLSFQKGSVSLNHALGSYFEELSMLRPEFSRQLCTSNPDFCPVLEVPPQAAIRA, encoded by the coding sequence ATGCATGTGAGCAATAATCAGGCTTTTGAAGAACGGGCCATCTTTCTGGCAGCTGTCTGCGGACAGACCTATGCCCAGTTTAATCATGCGGACGGTTCATTCACCGTTCCAGCTGGCTATTCGGTCACTCACACCATTCATGCAAAATCGTTAGGACAAGTGTGGGAACGGTTCGGGTTCATTATCGAATCTCCAGAAGAGATCATAGTCGCCTTCCGCGGGAGCAGCTCAACAGCCAACTGGATCTCCAACGCCAATGCCACGCAAAAAAAGTTCAAATATATCAAGGAAGACTGTCTGACCCACCGCGGCTTCACCAACATATATACCTCAGCCCGAAGCGGGATTCACTCCGCACTCTCCCGGTTATCCTCCGGCAAAAGACTATATATTACAGGTCACAGCCTCGGCGGAGCACTGGCCACACTATGCGCGCCTGATGTTGCTGCCAACACTTCTTTCCGCACACCGCATCTGTATACGTATGGTTCACCCCGTGCGGGTGATCCAGCCTTCGCAAAAGCCAGTACCCGCTATGTACCGAACAGCCACCGTATTGCCAATCTTTTTGACGCTGCCGCCTATGTTCCGCCCTCGATCTTCAAGCTGCCCAAGCGGGACAAACGGTATTATTACAGTCATGTCAGAGAGTTCTACCCCCTTTCGTTTCAAAAAGGTTCCGTCAGCCTGAATCATGCACTCGGCAGTTATTTCGAAGAGCTCTCCATGCTCCGGCCGGAATTCAGCCGCCAGCTCTGCACCTCAAATCCGGATTTTTGTCCGGTCCTGGAAGTGCCCCCTCAAGCAGCGATTAGGGCTTAA
- a CDS encoding type 1 glutamine amidotransferase family protein, which produces MQTQKAYLYVLNTMSDWEYGYLIAELNTGRYFKTDVAPIKVVTVGADKEIITTMGGLRIQPDISLDECTFESKDLLILPGGNTWGEPVHQPVLKKVGEALKLGAIVAAICGATEGLANMGYLDSRTHTSNDLEYLKMVCPQYKGEKFYEPGPAAADTNLVTASGVAPLEFAVEVLKQLDVFAPDTLHSWYNLNKTHQPEYFFQLMSSINR; this is translated from the coding sequence ATGCAAACCCAAAAAGCTTATCTCTATGTATTGAATACAATGTCAGACTGGGAGTATGGATATTTAATTGCTGAGCTAAACACAGGAAGATATTTCAAAACAGATGTAGCCCCTATAAAAGTAGTTACCGTAGGAGCTGATAAAGAAATTATTACTACGATGGGAGGACTGCGCATACAACCGGATATATCCCTTGATGAGTGCACTTTTGAGAGTAAAGATCTATTAATTTTACCTGGGGGAAATACTTGGGGAGAACCTGTTCATCAACCTGTCTTGAAAAAAGTTGGCGAAGCTTTAAAGCTAGGCGCTATTGTTGCTGCCATTTGCGGTGCAACCGAGGGACTGGCGAATATGGGGTACCTGGATTCCAGAACGCATACAAGCAATGACTTAGAGTATTTGAAAATGGTTTGTCCTCAGTATAAAGGAGAAAAATTTTATGAGCCGGGACCTGCAGCAGCGGATACAAATCTGGTTACTGCCTCAGGAGTAGCTCCCCTGGAATTTGCGGTGGAAGTCCTGAAGCAATTAGATGTATTTGCGCCGGATACACTGCATTCATGGTATAACCTGAATAAGACTCATCAACCTGAATACTTCTTCCAGCTAATGAGTTCAATTAATAGATAG
- a CDS encoding AAA family ATPase, which produces MSKQETTMLSPARQLTRAEQELVWNKPLSHKVSEEEKRICSEIRRNWNRGELKIANILLEGDAGSGKTQLAKALSAELGLPYTKVTCFADMDKSDIIGAILPVIPEEDLQKLEPAEQAVWNALYENDGFQSTAEILMNVLGISREQAASKLKLLLANAGQNSGDEAVEYRFYPSEIVRAYQQGYLLEIQEPTVIRDAAVLMALNSALELDGSINLPTGIIRRHPDFIAVITTNRSYAGTRPLNEALRDRVQHTEKMDLPAKEIMIERAVSKTGYTDERVLGVLAEIIMVLDSTARANAIKGVAGMRSFFYWADAVAGGASATESLYHKVIYKITTDSEEIKLLEEALRSHGLFSGLDEIEREGKKKNRCGTGAKSMGGHRRY; this is translated from the coding sequence ATGAGCAAGCAAGAAACAACTATGCTGTCTCCAGCAAGACAACTGACCCGTGCAGAGCAGGAGCTGGTCTGGAATAAGCCGTTGTCTCATAAAGTCAGCGAAGAAGAGAAGCGAATCTGTAGTGAAATCAGGCGCAACTGGAACCGCGGGGAACTGAAAATCGCCAATATCCTGCTGGAAGGGGATGCCGGCTCCGGAAAAACACAGCTTGCAAAGGCACTGTCCGCTGAGTTGGGATTGCCTTATACGAAGGTGACCTGCTTCGCGGATATGGATAAATCGGATATTATCGGGGCGATTCTGCCGGTCATCCCGGAAGAAGATCTGCAGAAGCTGGAGCCTGCGGAGCAAGCCGTCTGGAACGCATTATATGAAAATGACGGTTTTCAGAGCACCGCTGAAATCTTGATGAATGTGCTGGGGATCAGCCGGGAGCAGGCCGCCTCTAAGCTGAAACTGCTGCTGGCGAATGCCGGGCAGAACAGCGGTGACGAAGCGGTTGAATATCGTTTTTACCCTTCGGAGATCGTCAGAGCCTATCAGCAAGGTTATCTTCTGGAGATTCAGGAACCTACCGTTATCCGGGATGCCGCGGTGCTCATGGCGCTTAACTCGGCCCTGGAACTGGACGGGAGCATTAATCTTCCGACAGGAATTATACGCCGGCACCCGGATTTTATCGCGGTCATTACGACCAACCGCAGTTATGCAGGAACCAGGCCGCTGAATGAAGCTCTGCGTGACCGGGTTCAGCATACCGAGAAGATGGATCTGCCCGCCAAAGAGATCATGATTGAACGGGCCGTCTCCAAAACCGGCTATACGGATGAACGGGTGTTGGGTGTACTGGCAGAGATCATTATGGTTCTGGACAGCACAGCCCGGGCGAATGCGATTAAAGGTGTGGCGGGGATGCGTTCTTTTTTCTATTGGGCGGATGCGGTTGCCGGCGGAGCTTCAGCCACAGAATCCCTTTATCATAAAGTCATCTACAAGATCACAACCGATTCCGAAGAAATCAAGCTGCTGGAAGAAGCCTTACGAAGCCATGGCTTGTTCTCGGGTCTTGATGAAATCGAACGGGAAGGTAAAAAAAAGAATCGTTGCGGAACTGGAGCTAAAAGCATGGGGGGACATCGGCGATACTGA